In Thermodesulfobacteriota bacterium, the following proteins share a genomic window:
- a CDS encoding outer membrane lipoprotein-sorting protein, whose translation MKIARLVLLLLFVATSAWARTGLSPREILETADRARGKLPGLVWTVAMRSVEKGEERDQTLSVTARDQDVLAVFAAPPRVKDQKVLMVGRNMWFLKPGVSKPVPISPRQKLMGQAANGDIASTNYAGDYEGVFRDEEVLDGEPCHVLDLTATNKSATYDRIVYWVSQQRGVGVKAEFYTVSGKLFKTATFEYANTIAHGGERIPFVSRMVIRDAVRPQEVTTLEYSGISVQAVPDSTFNLNLLMR comes from the coding sequence ATGAAGATCGCCCGGCTTGTCTTGCTGCTCCTCTTCGTCGCGACGTCCGCGTGGGCCCGCACCGGGCTCTCCCCTCGGGAAATCCTCGAAACCGCCGACCGGGCTCGGGGCAAGCTCCCGGGCCTGGTGTGGACCGTGGCAATGCGCTCCGTCGAGAAGGGCGAGGAGCGGGACCAGACCCTCTCGGTCACCGCCCGGGATCAGGACGTGCTCGCCGTGTTCGCGGCGCCTCCCCGGGTGAAGGACCAGAAGGTGCTGATGGTGGGCCGCAACATGTGGTTCCTCAAGCCCGGGGTCTCGAAGCCCGTGCCCATCAGCCCCCGCCAGAAGCTCATGGGGCAGGCCGCCAACGGCGACATCGCGAGCACGAATTACGCGGGCGACTACGAGGGGGTGTTCCGGGACGAAGAGGTCCTCGACGGCGAACCGTGCCACGTGCTCGACCTCACGGCCACCAACAAGAGCGCCACCTACGACCGCATCGTGTACTGGGTGTCCCAGCAGCGGGGCGTGGGGGTGAAGGCCGAGTTCTACACCGTGAGCGGCAAGCTCTTCAAGACCGCCACCTTCGAGTACGCCAACACCATCGCCCACGGGGGCGAGCGCATCCCCTTCGTGAGCCGCATGGTGATTCGCGACGCCGTGCGGCCCCAGGAGGTGACCACCCTGGAGTACTCCGGCATCTCGGTCCAGGCCGTTCCCGATTCGACGTTCAATCTCAACCTGCTGATGCGATGA
- a CDS encoding DUF1015 domain-containing protein — protein MAEILPFRGIRFHPGHVPDFDAVVTPPYDVIGADMQERLYRRSPYNIVRLDYGKILPGDDDVENRYTRAGRYFHQWLATGVLVQEKECSIYYTEQDYAGEFGEPMTRKGFLAAVRLEDPESGLYLPHERTLAGPKADRLRLMQTCRANLSPIFSLYDDPRMRVLRDVETLPLSSAPLVTVTMEDGSRTRMWRISDPDRIRAVAAGLSANSFFIADGHHRYETALKYRDLRREEIPTYTGRESWNYVLMYLSNLSAPGLSVLPTHRAVFGLEGFRLETFLERLRRYFHVEEITGPLRELMERMRDLRGRAHALGFTARGDDRRWLLTLRDEDVMKGLLEGKMAAVLRTLDVTVLHSLILEHLLGVDQKAQEEQRNLSYVKGHEELVRVVQEEPGMQLGFLLNPTRLEEVKAVAEAGERMPQKSTFFFPKIVTGLVIHPLFGEAETCRA, from the coding sequence ATGGCCGAAATTTTGCCGTTTCGCGGGATTCGCTTCCACCCCGGGCACGTGCCCGACTTCGATGCCGTGGTCACGCCGCCCTACGACGTCATCGGGGCAGATATGCAAGAGCGGCTCTATCGCCGCAGCCCCTACAACATCGTGCGGCTGGACTACGGAAAGATCCTGCCCGGCGACGACGACGTGGAGAACCGCTACACGAGGGCCGGACGGTACTTCCACCAGTGGCTGGCGACGGGAGTCCTGGTCCAGGAGAAGGAGTGCTCCATTTACTACACCGAACAGGACTACGCGGGAGAGTTCGGGGAGCCCATGACCCGCAAGGGCTTCCTGGCGGCGGTGCGCCTGGAGGACCCTGAGTCCGGGTTGTACCTGCCCCACGAGAGGACCCTGGCCGGCCCCAAGGCCGACCGGCTCCGGCTGATGCAGACGTGCCGCGCGAACCTGAGCCCCATCTTCAGCTTGTATGACGACCCGCGGATGCGGGTGCTTCGTGATGTGGAGACGCTGCCGCTGTCGTCGGCCCCGCTGGTCACCGTGACGATGGAAGATGGTTCGCGAACGCGGATGTGGCGCATCAGCGACCCGGACCGGATCCGGGCCGTGGCCGCCGGCTTGAGCGCCAACAGCTTCTTCATCGCCGACGGGCACCATCGGTACGAGACGGCCCTGAAGTACCGGGACCTGCGGCGCGAAGAGATCCCGACCTACACGGGGCGGGAGTCGTGGAACTACGTGCTCATGTACCTGTCCAACCTGAGCGCACCGGGGCTGTCGGTGCTTCCGACCCACCGGGCGGTCTTCGGGCTGGAGGGCTTTCGCCTGGAGACCTTCTTGGAGCGCCTGCGCCGGTACTTCCACGTGGAGGAGATCACGGGGCCCCTGCGGGAGCTCATGGAGCGCATGCGGGACCTGCGAGGCCGGGCGCATGCCCTGGGTTTCACGGCCCGGGGAGACGATCGGCGGTGGCTGCTGACGCTTCGGGACGAGGACGTGATGAAAGGGCTCCTCGAGGGGAAGATGGCCGCCGTCCTGCGCACCCTGGACGTCACGGTCCTCCACTCCCTGATCCTCGAGCACCTGCTGGGGGTGGACCAGAAGGCGCAGGAAGAACAGCGCAACCTGAGTTACGTCAAGGGGCACGAGGAGTTGGTCCGGGTGGTTCAGGAGGAACCCGGGATGCAGCTCGGGTTCCTCCTGAATCCGACGCGCCTGGAAGAGGTCAAGGCGGTAGCCGAGGCGGGAGAACGCATGCCCCAGAAGAGCACGTTCTTCTTTCCCAAGATCGTCACGGGGCTCGTAATCCATCCCCTCTTCGGCGAGGCCGAGACCTGCCGCGCGTGA
- a CDS encoding thioredoxin domain-containing protein, with the protein MSTAPHRNRLAREKSPYLLQHAHNPVDWYPWGEEAFGRARSEGKLVFLSIGYSTCHWCHVMERESFEDEEVAAVLNTLTVPVKVDREERPDVDQVYMTVCQALNGSGGWPLTVLLTPDRNPFFAGTYFPKHSRHGRIGVVELVRQAAALWQEDPERVHRAGREIVARLQPAPAGPEESGALAPALFQEAVRLFRGQFDAARGGFGPAPKFPTPHNLVFLVRRWRRTGDPELLRMAETTLDAMRRGGLFDQVGFGFHRYATDANWLLPHFEKMLYDQAGLALAYLEAHQATRKPGYARTAREIFTYALRDLASPEGAFYSAEDADSEGVEGKFYVWTRREVLDVLGLDDGELYCRVQGITEEGNFREEATGEPTGTNIPHLDRPLDAWAWERGVDPKAFAARLESARGRLFSRREGRVRPHRDDKVLTAWNGLMISALGRAAWTLDEPRYARAAARAADFVLSRLRPDGRLLRRFRDGEAAVPAFAEDYAFLARGLLDLYGATFDPARLRQALELARELVQRFGGGSTGALFDTAADAEELVLRPQEVYDGATPSANSVALEVFARLGQLTGDPAWTEHARGIAEAFAGRVAQYPAAFTQFLAGASLLLEPTREVVIAGLPEAPETQGLLSAARAAYAPETALLLAPPGDPVVAALCPFREHMGPVEGRAAAYVCQDFACRAPVSLPEELAKTLEHPA; encoded by the coding sequence ATGAGCACCGCGCCCCATCGCAACCGGCTCGCCCGGGAAAAGAGCCCCTACCTCCTCCAGCACGCCCACAACCCGGTGGACTGGTACCCCTGGGGCGAAGAGGCCTTCGGCAGGGCCCGCTCCGAGGGCAAGCTCGTCTTCCTCTCCATCGGGTACTCCACCTGCCACTGGTGTCACGTGATGGAGCGGGAGAGCTTCGAGGACGAAGAGGTGGCCGCGGTGCTCAACACCCTCACCGTGCCGGTGAAGGTGGACCGGGAGGAGAGGCCCGACGTGGACCAGGTGTACATGACGGTCTGCCAGGCCTTGAACGGAAGCGGCGGGTGGCCGCTGACCGTGCTCCTGACCCCCGACCGGAACCCCTTTTTCGCGGGCACCTACTTCCCCAAGCACAGCCGGCACGGGAGGATCGGGGTCGTGGAGCTGGTGCGCCAGGCGGCGGCGCTGTGGCAGGAAGACCCGGAGCGCGTCCACCGCGCCGGCCGCGAGATCGTGGCGCGCCTGCAGCCGGCCCCTGCCGGACCGGAGGAGTCCGGGGCCCTCGCCCCCGCGCTCTTCCAGGAAGCCGTCCGCCTCTTTCGAGGGCAGTTCGACGCGGCTCGCGGCGGCTTCGGCCCCGCTCCCAAGTTCCCCACGCCCCACAACCTCGTCTTCCTGGTGCGCCGCTGGCGGCGCACAGGTGACCCCGAGTTGCTCCGGATGGCCGAGACGACGCTCGACGCCATGCGCCGGGGCGGTCTCTTCGACCAGGTGGGCTTTGGCTTTCACCGGTACGCCACCGACGCCAACTGGCTGCTCCCCCACTTCGAGAAGATGCTCTACGACCAGGCGGGCCTCGCCCTGGCCTACCTCGAAGCCCACCAGGCCACCCGAAAGCCTGGATACGCGCGGACCGCCCGCGAGATCTTCACCTACGCGCTGCGGGATCTCGCGAGCCCCGAAGGGGCCTTCTACTCGGCGGAAGACGCAGACTCGGAGGGGGTGGAGGGGAAGTTCTACGTGTGGACGCGCCGCGAGGTGCTCGACGTGCTGGGTCTGGACGACGGCGAGCTCTACTGCCGCGTCCAGGGCATCACGGAGGAGGGAAACTTTCGAGAGGAAGCCACCGGCGAGCCGACGGGAACCAACATTCCCCACCTGGACCGGCCCCTGGACGCGTGGGCGTGGGAACGGGGAGTGGACCCGAAGGCGTTTGCGGCCCGGCTCGAGTCCGCCCGGGGCCGGCTCTTCTCCCGCCGGGAAGGGCGGGTGCGCCCCCACCGGGACGACAAGGTGCTCACCGCGTGGAACGGGCTCATGATCTCGGCCCTGGGCCGCGCCGCGTGGACCCTGGACGAGCCCCGGTACGCCAGGGCGGCGGCGCGCGCGGCAGACTTCGTGCTCTCGCGTCTGCGCCCCGACGGCCGGCTCCTGCGCCGTTTCCGGGACGGCGAGGCCGCGGTGCCAGCCTTTGCTGAAGACTACGCCTTTCTGGCCCGGGGGCTCCTGGACCTCTACGGCGCCACCTTCGACCCGGCCCGGCTGCGCCAGGCCCTGGAGCTCGCCCGGGAGCTCGTTCAGCGCTTCGGCGGCGGCTCCACCGGCGCACTGTTCGACACGGCCGCCGATGCCGAGGAGCTCGTGCTGCGCCCCCAGGAGGTCTACGACGGCGCCACCCCGTCGGCCAACTCGGTGGCACTGGAGGTCTTCGCCCGCCTGGGGCAGCTCACCGGTGACCCGGCCTGGACCGAGCACGCCCGGGGAATCGCCGAGGCCTTCGCCGGCCGCGTGGCCCAGTATCCGGCGGCCTTCACCCAGTTTCTGGCCGGCGCAAGCCTGCTGCTGGAGCCCACCCGGGAGGTGGTGATCGCCGGCCTCCCGGAGGCCCCGGAGACCCAGGGCCTCCTGTCGGCGGCGAGGGCCGCCTACGCTCCGGAGACGGCCCTGCTCCTGGCCCCGCCCGGGGACCCGGTGGTGGCGGCCCTGTGCCCGTTCCGCGAACACATGGGCCCCGTGGAGGGACGCGCGGCAGCCTACGTCTGCCAGGATTTCGCCTGCCGGGCCCCGGTATCCCTCCCGGAGGAGCTCGCGAAAACTCTGGAGCACCCGGCCTGA
- a CDS encoding methyltransferase domain-containing protein, translating to MTAGPEGSLPGFFGPGETGDSALGGTVRLVQPQKGYRFGVDAVLLARFAAERPAARALDLGCGCGAVTLCLLALGGAREVLGIDIQEQMVDRARRGARWNGLEERARFEVADLRELGRSIAPQSFDLVVSNPPYRPAASGRTSPDPACALARPAVAGS from the coding sequence GTGACCGCTGGCCCCGAGGGGAGCCTTCCCGGATTCTTCGGCCCCGGGGAGACGGGAGACAGCGCCCTGGGGGGCACCGTGCGGCTCGTCCAGCCGCAGAAGGGCTACCGGTTCGGGGTCGACGCGGTCCTCCTGGCCCGCTTTGCCGCCGAGCGGCCGGCAGCCCGGGCCCTGGACCTCGGGTGCGGGTGCGGCGCCGTGACTTTGTGCCTGCTCGCCCTGGGAGGCGCCCGGGAGGTCCTGGGCATCGACATCCAGGAGCAGATGGTGGATCGGGCCCGGAGGGGCGCCCGGTGGAACGGCCTGGAGGAGAGGGCCCGCTTCGAGGTGGCCGACCTGCGGGAGCTGGGCAGGAGCATCGCCCCCCAGTCCTTTGACCTGGTGGTCTCCAACCCCCCCTACCGCCCTGCCGCTTCGGGGCGGACGAGCCCCGACCCGGCCTGCGCCCTGGCCCGCCCCGCGGTGGCGGGATCCC
- a CDS encoding tRNA pseudouridine(13) synthase TruD, with translation MGSERASRCRLGAVPYVEFDYPRLWSGPAAGGAWTPSPQTFRVEELPLYPFSGEGEHAALVVEKRGAATRDLAVGVAGRLGVSPAAVGYAGMKDKGCIAVQAFTVTGVEEERARGAFEAEGARVLSASRHKNKLRLGHLAGNAFRVFLRGARADAVATILEGLTRTGVPNYYGPQRFGARGDNPVKGLAVLEGRLRVARWKRDLLVSALQSRVFNEVLARRLEEGSLVRALEGDVLRREDSGGLFLCRDVEDDTRRVETFDVSPTGPMPGRKMVRPDGPRAAAELEVLGELGLNEELFSRETGARRPLRVPLGDPAVEVADGGCWVRFACPAGAFATSVVREVLGEGPER, from the coding sequence ATGGGTTCGGAACGCGCGTCGCGGTGCCGCCTGGGAGCGGTGCCCTATGTGGAGTTCGACTATCCCCGCCTCTGGAGCGGGCCGGCGGCGGGGGGGGCGTGGACCCCTTCCCCCCAGACGTTCCGGGTCGAGGAGCTGCCCCTCTACCCCTTCTCGGGGGAGGGGGAGCACGCCGCCCTCGTGGTGGAGAAGAGGGGGGCGGCAACCCGGGACCTGGCGGTGGGGGTTGCCGGGCGCCTGGGGGTCTCCCCTGCGGCGGTGGGTTACGCCGGCATGAAGGACAAGGGCTGCATCGCGGTGCAGGCCTTCACGGTGACCGGGGTGGAGGAGGAGCGGGCCCGGGGGGCCTTCGAGGCCGAGGGGGCGCGGGTGCTGTCCGCATCGCGCCACAAGAACAAGCTGCGCCTGGGGCACCTGGCGGGAAACGCCTTCCGCGTCTTCCTGCGGGGAGCCCGCGCCGATGCGGTGGCAACGATCCTGGAGGGGTTGACCCGCACGGGGGTGCCCAACTATTACGGCCCCCAGCGTTTCGGCGCCCGGGGGGACAACCCGGTCAAGGGCCTCGCCGTGCTGGAGGGGAGGCTGCGGGTGGCGCGGTGGAAGCGGGACCTCCTGGTCTCGGCCCTCCAGTCGCGCGTCTTCAACGAGGTGTTGGCTCGCCGGCTGGAGGAAGGCTCCCTCGTTCGGGCGCTGGAGGGGGACGTGCTCCGCCGGGAGGACTCGGGAGGCCTGTTTCTGTGCCGTGACGTCGAGGACGATACGCGGCGCGTCGAGACGTTCGACGTCAGCCCCACCGGCCCCATGCCCGGCCGAAAGATGGTGCGGCCGGACGGCCCTCGGGCTGCCGCCGAGCTCGAAGTCCTCGGGGAACTGGGGTTGAACGAGGAACTCTTTTCCCGCGAGACCGGGGCCCGGCGCCCCCTGCGCGTGCCCCTCGGAGATCCGGCAGTGGAGGTCGCCGACGGCGGTTGCTGGGTGCGCTTTGCGTGCCCGGCCGGCGCGTTTGCCACGTCGGTGGTGCGGGAGGTCTTGGGAGAGGGCCCCGAACGCTGA